The Halobacterium litoreum genome includes a region encoding these proteins:
- a CDS encoding PQQ-dependent sugar dehydrogenase has product MTRRHHTRRGVLQTGFALGLGSALAGCLASAPDRPEDTADATADGDTTDSTPTDGVGTELVASGFTAPLGVEFAPGDTENAYVVDQTGVVRVATPDGVRDEPLLDVRDRMVSLSGYEERGLLGAAFHPDYPDDPRLFARYSAPLGDGAPSGYSHTFVLSAFTVDGGRADPASERRLLELPQPQSNHNAGSVVFGPDGYLYVGTGDGGGANDTGRGHVDDWYDANAGGNGQDTERNLLGSVLRIDVDGSSDGRPYAIPDDNPLVGEPGLDEQYAWGFRNPWRMSFADGDLYVADVGQNRFEEVSVVERGGNYGWNVREATHCFSASSPNSPPENCPRETPDGDPLRDPVIEYSHSGGAVSGISVIGGYRYTGDAVPALSGEYVFGDWRSNGDVFVATPTDDGLWPTEAVSLRHDGDVPPREYLLAFGRDYDDELYVATTGSATPTGSSGRVHRLVSA; this is encoded by the coding sequence GTGACCCGACGCCACCACACGCGCCGCGGCGTCCTCCAGACTGGCTTCGCTCTCGGCCTCGGGAGCGCGCTCGCCGGCTGTCTCGCGAGCGCACCCGACCGGCCCGAGGACACCGCGGACGCGACGGCAGACGGAGACACGACCGACTCGACGCCCACCGACGGCGTCGGCACCGAACTCGTCGCGTCGGGCTTCACCGCACCCCTCGGCGTCGAGTTCGCGCCCGGCGACACCGAGAACGCGTACGTCGTCGACCAGACCGGCGTCGTGCGCGTCGCGACACCCGACGGCGTCCGCGACGAACCGCTCCTCGACGTGCGCGACCGGATGGTGTCGCTGTCCGGCTACGAGGAACGCGGCCTCCTGGGCGCCGCCTTCCACCCCGATTATCCCGACGACCCACGGCTGTTCGCGCGGTACAGCGCCCCGCTCGGAGACGGCGCGCCGAGCGGCTACAGCCACACGTTCGTCCTCTCGGCGTTCACCGTCGACGGCGGGCGCGCCGACCCCGCGAGCGAACGCCGCCTCCTCGAACTCCCCCAGCCACAGTCCAACCACAACGCCGGCAGCGTCGTCTTCGGCCCCGACGGCTACCTCTACGTCGGCACCGGCGACGGCGGCGGCGCGAACGACACCGGCCGCGGGCACGTCGACGACTGGTACGACGCCAACGCCGGCGGCAACGGCCAGGACACCGAACGGAACCTCCTCGGGAGCGTCCTCCGCATCGACGTGGACGGCAGCAGCGACGGCAGGCCGTACGCGATTCCCGACGACAACCCTCTCGTCGGCGAACCCGGCCTCGACGAACAGTACGCGTGGGGCTTCCGGAACCCGTGGCGGATGTCGTTCGCCGACGGCGACCTCTACGTCGCGGACGTCGGCCAGAACCGCTTCGAAGAGGTGAGCGTCGTCGAACGCGGCGGGAACTACGGCTGGAACGTCCGCGAAGCCACGCACTGCTTCAGCGCGTCCTCCCCGAACAGTCCGCCCGAGAACTGCCCGCGCGAGACGCCCGACGGCGACCCGCTGCGCGACCCGGTCATCGAGTACTCGCACTCGGGCGGCGCCGTCTCGGGCATCTCCGTCATCGGCGGCTACCGCTACACCGGCGACGCCGTTCCCGCGCTCTCGGGCGAGTACGTGTTCGGCGACTGGCGCTCGAACGGCGACGTGTTCGTCGCCACGCCCACGGACGACGGTCTCTGGCCGACCGAAGCCGTGTCGCTCCGGCACGACGGCGACGTGCCGCCCCGCGAGTACCTCCTCGCGTTCGGGCGCGACTACGACGACGAACTCTACGTTGCCACCACCGGCAGCGCCACCCCGACCGGGTCCAGCGGACGCGTTCACAGACTCGTCTCGGCCTGA
- the glpA gene encoding anaerobic glycerol-3-phosphate dehydrogenase subunit GlpA, producing MAPAPHVLVVGGGSTGVGVARDLAMRGVDVTLVEQGNLTHGTTGRMHGLLHSGGRYAVADPASAEECITENRVLRDIAAHCVEETGGLFVKRPEDSEAYFQEKLEGCADCGIPAEVLSGAEAREVEPHLAKDVEKAIRVPDGAVDPFRLVVANAASAQEHGARIETHSTVTDLLVESGEVVGVEIEHDSGAGKRVHGTEGGTEEIRADHVVNATGAWAGRIGDMAGVDIAVRPSKGVMTIMNTRQVDTVINRCRPKGDADIVVPHETTAILGTTDEEVDDPEDYPEEQWEVDMMIDTLSELIPMLADARTIRSFWGVRPLYEPPDVGSEDPTDITRDYFLLDHEDRDDLPGMTSIVGGKFTTYRMMAEEISDHVCAKFGVRADCETADVPLPGSEEFSVLREYMDEFGLRSPIGRRSVERLGSRADEVLKTDRPNPVVCDCEGVTRAEVGDAISQSGSDLNAVRIRTRASMGNCQGGFCSHRLANELHGADDPTGDGNFDEATTRAAWDELLQERWKGQRHALWGEQLSQAMLNYALHATTQNRDRDPADGESVDFDAFDAGPERDAVADGGGEHGD from the coding sequence ATGGCACCGGCACCACACGTCCTCGTCGTCGGCGGCGGTTCCACCGGGGTGGGCGTCGCCCGCGACCTCGCGATGCGCGGCGTCGACGTGACCCTCGTCGAGCAGGGGAACCTGACACACGGCACGACGGGGCGGATGCACGGCCTGCTGCACAGCGGCGGCCGGTACGCCGTCGCCGACCCCGCGAGCGCCGAGGAGTGCATCACGGAGAACCGCGTGCTCCGGGACATCGCCGCGCACTGCGTCGAGGAGACCGGCGGCCTGTTCGTGAAACGCCCGGAGGACTCCGAGGCGTACTTCCAGGAGAAGTTGGAGGGCTGTGCGGACTGCGGTATTCCCGCCGAGGTCCTGTCCGGCGCCGAGGCCCGCGAGGTCGAACCGCACCTCGCGAAGGACGTGGAGAAGGCGATTCGGGTGCCCGACGGCGCGGTCGACCCGTTCCGCCTCGTCGTGGCGAACGCGGCGAGCGCGCAGGAACACGGCGCGCGCATCGAGACGCACTCGACGGTCACCGACCTGCTCGTCGAATCGGGTGAGGTCGTCGGCGTCGAGATCGAACACGACTCCGGCGCGGGCAAGCGCGTCCACGGCACGGAGGGCGGCACCGAGGAGATTCGCGCCGACCACGTCGTGAACGCGACGGGCGCGTGGGCGGGCCGCATCGGCGACATGGCGGGCGTCGACATCGCGGTGCGGCCGTCGAAGGGCGTGATGACCATCATGAACACCCGACAGGTCGACACTGTCATCAACCGCTGTCGGCCGAAGGGCGACGCCGACATCGTGGTGCCACACGAGACGACGGCCATCCTCGGGACGACCGACGAGGAGGTCGACGACCCCGAGGACTACCCCGAGGAGCAGTGGGAGGTCGACATGATGATAGACACGCTCTCGGAGCTGATTCCGATGCTCGCGGACGCCCGCACGATTCGGTCGTTCTGGGGCGTGCGCCCGCTGTACGAACCCCCGGACGTGGGCAGCGAAGACCCCACGGACATCACGCGGGACTACTTCCTCCTCGACCACGAGGACCGCGACGACCTGCCGGGGATGACGAGCATCGTCGGCGGGAAGTTCACCACCTATCGGATGATGGCCGAGGAAATCAGCGACCACGTCTGCGCGAAGTTCGGCGTGCGCGCGGACTGCGAGACGGCCGACGTGCCACTCCCGGGCAGCGAGGAGTTCAGCGTGCTCCGGGAGTACATGGACGAGTTCGGTCTGCGCTCGCCCATCGGCCGGCGGAGCGTCGAACGACTCGGCTCTCGCGCGGACGAGGTGCTGAAGACCGACCGACCGAACCCCGTGGTTTGCGACTGCGAGGGCGTCACGCGCGCCGAAGTCGGGGACGCAATCTCGCAGTCCGGGTCGGACCTGAACGCCGTCCGCATCCGCACGCGAGCGTCGATGGGAAACTGTCAGGGCGGCTTCTGTTCGCATCGGCTCGCGAACGAACTCCACGGCGCCGACGACCCGACCGGCGACGGCAACTTCGACGAGGCGACGACGCGGGCGGCGTGGGACGAACTCCTCCAGGAGCGCTGGAAGGGCCAGCGCCACGCGCTCTGGGGCGAACAGCTCTCGCAGGCGATGTTGAACTACGCGCTCCACGCGACCACGCAGAACCGCGACCGAGACCCGGCGGACGGCGAGTCCGTGGACTTCGACGCGTTCGACGCCGGGCCGGAGCGAGACGCCGTCGCGGACGGCGGAGGCGAGCATGGCGATTGA
- a CDS encoding DUF5794 domain-containing protein: MSSSRHPIALRLEQRVGGATKLLATVMLLPLVDGIFAALVLAGGLETWTGVAQVGLLVFGGSATLAVILAEMDEDPREQVASVLIVGVPLIVVAAVEAALAPTIETIVDVPTFERFAALVILAIAAKTASSTIGEYLPSPGIIIGLGFLASFQPENVALKVQYDTTLLLHAAAAGGVAVGFALAVVALQPFLRRIVDIDRFRFGSAVALATLALSIFHLVPSQAPLLVFGVAGLLAFDPDDVADEVSGGADTQSAPPADDGPADPRGVTSATDGGSDPDTDEPAYGYPGEDGAEERAPWL, from the coding sequence ATGAGTAGCTCACGTCACCCCATCGCGCTCCGCCTCGAGCAGCGGGTCGGCGGCGCAACCAAGCTGCTCGCTACGGTGATGTTGCTGCCGCTCGTGGACGGCATCTTCGCCGCGCTCGTCCTCGCCGGCGGCCTCGAAACGTGGACCGGCGTCGCGCAGGTCGGCCTGCTCGTCTTCGGTGGCAGCGCCACGCTCGCAGTCATCCTCGCGGAAATGGACGAAGACCCCCGCGAGCAGGTCGCCAGCGTCCTCATCGTCGGCGTCCCCCTCATCGTCGTCGCCGCCGTCGAAGCCGCGCTCGCGCCGACCATCGAGACCATCGTCGACGTGCCGACGTTCGAGCGCTTCGCCGCGCTCGTCATCCTCGCCATCGCCGCGAAGACGGCGAGTTCCACCATCGGCGAGTACCTCCCCTCGCCCGGCATCATCATCGGCCTCGGCTTCCTCGCGAGCTTCCAGCCCGAGAACGTCGCGCTGAAGGTCCAGTACGACACCACGCTGTTGCTCCACGCCGCGGCCGCCGGCGGCGTCGCCGTCGGCTTCGCGCTCGCCGTCGTCGCGCTCCAGCCGTTCCTCCGGCGCATCGTCGACATCGACCGCTTCCGGTTCGGGAGCGCGGTCGCGCTCGCGACGCTCGCGCTCTCCATCTTCCACCTCGTCCCGTCCCAAGCGCCCCTGCTCGTCTTCGGCGTCGCCGGCCTGCTTGCGTTCGACCCCGACGACGTCGCCGACGAAGTCTCCGGCGGCGCCGACACGCAGTCGGCCCCGCCGGCCGACGACGGCCCCGCCGACCCGCGCGGCGTCACGTCCGCCACCGACGGTGGCAGCGACCCCGACACCGACGAACCCGCGTACGGCTACCCCGGCGAGGACGGCGCCGAAGAGCGCGCGCCGTGGCTCTGA
- a CDS encoding DUF7571 family protein, whose product MQPCQNCHAAIDEYILDKKLEPLRDLTVDDFNVCADCTTVVADACVECGGAVYVPRSATETPDYCPACRSDLISRTGDDPGWTRDPVTT is encoded by the coding sequence ATGCAACCGTGCCAAAACTGTCACGCGGCCATCGACGAGTACATCCTCGACAAGAAACTCGAGCCGTTGCGCGACCTCACAGTCGACGACTTCAACGTCTGTGCCGACTGTACGACTGTCGTTGCGGATGCGTGCGTGGAGTGTGGCGGCGCGGTCTACGTCCCCAGAAGCGCGACCGAAACCCCGGACTACTGTCCGGCGTGCCGGTCCGACCTCATCTCCCGGACGGGAGACGACCCCGGCTGGACCCGCGACCCGGTGACCACCTGA
- a CDS encoding Cdc6/Cdc18 family protein, producing the protein MDLDARIRRRQRRNDERRLIRDDESLSPVAHVAEPSDRGPVFERLLDHLDPVFDGTLPPNAYVHGPFGAGKSAVVTALVTHLGRLSSETGSVIHTSTRAASPPSPGFVYVDLRETTSEFAFYHRVLDALAEDAVPEHGVSTQTLRDRLHDLLGASRSGVVVAVDHVSEPDTADTDGLVELFAGLPSNVSWLAVGRDDPEETRLTEYTATSIRVDAYQRQMLVDVLMTRASAALARRALDHRLARRIAAWADGNAHDALAALFVAAVRASRADRTHVSERDVDAAVAEIPQPSASLARALALPANKQLVLGHLVALDAADRASVSATTEAISDRPDVDLTRGTVKRYLYEMAEAGIVERVQSERRDGKGRPPSRVELRVPPTAFRRLYDRAQ; encoded by the coding sequence ATGGACCTCGACGCGAGAATACGACGACGGCAACGCCGGAACGACGAGCGACGACTGATTCGCGACGACGAGTCGCTGTCGCCGGTCGCGCACGTCGCCGAACCGTCGGACCGCGGCCCGGTGTTCGAGCGGTTACTCGACCACCTCGACCCCGTGTTCGACGGCACGCTCCCGCCGAACGCGTACGTCCACGGGCCGTTCGGCGCGGGGAAGTCCGCCGTCGTCACGGCGCTGGTCACGCACCTCGGGCGGCTGTCCTCGGAGACGGGGTCGGTCATCCACACGAGCACGCGCGCGGCCTCCCCGCCGTCACCGGGGTTCGTCTACGTCGACCTGCGGGAGACGACCAGCGAGTTCGCGTTCTACCACCGCGTGCTCGACGCGCTCGCCGAGGACGCCGTCCCGGAACACGGCGTCAGCACGCAGACGCTCAGAGACCGCTTACACGACCTGCTCGGCGCGTCCCGGAGTGGCGTCGTCGTCGCCGTGGACCACGTCAGCGAACCCGACACTGCGGACACGGACGGCCTCGTGGAACTGTTCGCCGGTCTCCCGAGCAACGTCAGTTGGCTCGCCGTCGGGCGCGACGACCCCGAGGAGACGCGACTCACCGAGTACACGGCGACGTCGATTCGGGTCGACGCCTACCAGCGACAGATGCTCGTGGACGTGTTGATGACGCGGGCGTCGGCGGCGCTCGCCCGGCGGGCCCTCGACCACCGACTCGCGCGACGCATCGCGGCGTGGGCCGACGGGAACGCTCACGACGCGCTCGCGGCGCTGTTCGTCGCGGCCGTCCGAGCGAGTCGGGCCGACCGGACACACGTCTCCGAGCGGGACGTCGACGCCGCCGTCGCGGAGATTCCGCAGCCGTCGGCGTCGCTCGCTCGCGCGCTCGCGCTCCCGGCGAACAAGCAGTTGGTGTTGGGCCACCTCGTCGCGCTCGACGCCGCGGACCGGGCGTCGGTGAGCGCGACCACGGAGGCGATTAGCGACCGCCCGGACGTCGACCTCACTCGCGGGACCGTGAAGCGATACCTCTACGAGATGGCCGAAGCGGGCATCGTCGAACGCGTCCAGTCCGAACGGCGAGACGGGAAGGGCCGGCCGCCGAGTCGGGTCGAACTCCGAGTCCCGCCGACCGCGTTCCGCCGGCTGTACGACCGCGCGCAGTGA
- a CDS encoding DUF5795 family protein has translation MADNRVVQGRMVTPKKLAELVEGDSVMDAEPISEADRDCPDCGGDVLSVGYMPSVTEFVTGYKCQDCDWSERET, from the coding sequence ATGGCCGACAACCGGGTCGTGCAGGGCCGCATGGTCACGCCGAAGAAACTCGCCGAACTCGTCGAAGGCGACTCCGTGATGGACGCCGAACCCATCAGCGAAGCCGACCGCGACTGCCCCGACTGCGGCGGCGACGTGCTCTCGGTCGGCTACATGCCCTCGGTCACCGAGTTCGTCACCGGCTACAAGTGCCAGGACTGCGACTGGAGCGAACGCGAGACCTAA
- a CDS encoding PIN domain-containing protein, with protein MTLYDSSVLIDYLDGRDDAVAPPLVLYEVFKSGPADFDAVDGALEWLVVLDETPELARAAAELQDDLANSGQALSARDTYIAGSAKGPGERLAASNADFDVPGITDALDVDIV; from the coding sequence GTGACGCTCTACGACAGTAGCGTTCTCATCGACTACCTCGACGGCCGCGACGACGCCGTCGCCCCGCCACTCGTGCTCTACGAGGTGTTCAAATCCGGGCCCGCGGACTTCGACGCCGTCGACGGCGCCCTGGAGTGGCTCGTCGTCCTCGACGAGACACCGGAACTCGCGCGCGCCGCCGCCGAACTCCAAGACGACCTCGCGAACAGCGGGCAAGCACTGAGCGCACGCGACACCTACATCGCCGGCAGCGCGAAGGGACCCGGCGAACGGCTCGCCGCCTCGAACGCCGACTTCGACGTACCCGGCATCACCGACGCACTCGACGTCGATATCGTCTGA
- the glpK gene encoding glycerol kinase GlpK: protein MPDTYVGAIDQGTTGTRFMVFDRNGRVVANAYERHEQVYPEPGWVEHDPVEIWENTQTVVTDGLDDAGLDADQLEALGITNQRETTVVWDADSGRPVHNALVWQDRRTTDRVEELQEAGKVEEIREKTGLECDAYFSATKAEWILDNAEPLKLETSRTRDLRERARNGELLMGTIDSWLVYNLTGNHVTDVSNASRTMLYNIRDLAWDDDLLEEFDVPEEMLPEVRPSSDEDFYGTTDPDGFLGAEVPVAGALGDQQAALFGQTCFDAGDAKNTYGTGSFYLMNTGNDAVESEHGLLTTIGFQLSDEPVQYALEGSIFVTGAAIEWLEDIDLINNAAQTAELARSVDSTDGVYMVPAFTGLGAPHWDGRARGTLVGMTRGTRKPHIVRATLESIAYQTRDIAEAMEADSGVDTTTLRVDGGAVKNNFLCQLQADIIQTDIVRPEVDETTALGSAYAAGLAVGYWESLDELRENWQVEREFDPEMSERDADKKYSRWGDAVERSLDWAREDEEA, encoded by the coding sequence ATGCCAGACACATACGTCGGCGCCATCGACCAGGGGACGACGGGCACCCGATTCATGGTCTTCGACCGGAACGGCCGCGTCGTCGCCAACGCCTACGAACGACACGAACAGGTGTACCCCGAACCCGGCTGGGTCGAACACGACCCGGTCGAAATCTGGGAGAACACGCAGACCGTCGTCACCGACGGCCTCGACGACGCCGGCCTCGACGCCGACCAACTCGAAGCACTCGGCATCACGAACCAGCGCGAGACCACCGTCGTCTGGGACGCCGACAGCGGCCGACCCGTCCACAACGCGCTCGTCTGGCAGGACCGCCGGACCACCGACCGCGTCGAGGAACTTCAGGAGGCGGGCAAAGTCGAGGAGATACGCGAGAAGACCGGCCTGGAGTGTGACGCCTACTTCTCGGCGACGAAAGCCGAGTGGATTCTCGACAACGCCGAACCCCTGAAACTGGAGACCTCCCGCACCCGCGACCTCCGGGAGCGCGCGCGCAACGGCGAACTCCTGATGGGCACCATCGACTCGTGGCTCGTCTACAACCTCACGGGCAACCACGTCACGGACGTCTCGAACGCCTCCCGGACGATGCTGTACAACATCCGGGACCTCGCGTGGGACGACGACCTCCTAGAGGAGTTCGACGTGCCCGAGGAGATGCTCCCGGAAGTCCGGCCGTCCTCCGACGAGGACTTCTACGGCACCACCGACCCGGACGGCTTCCTCGGCGCCGAAGTCCCGGTGGCGGGCGCGCTCGGCGACCAGCAGGCGGCGCTGTTCGGACAGACGTGTTTCGACGCGGGCGACGCCAAGAACACGTACGGCACCGGGTCGTTCTACCTGATGAACACGGGCAACGACGCCGTCGAGTCCGAGCACGGCCTCCTGACGACCATCGGCTTCCAACTCTCGGACGAACCGGTTCAGTACGCACTCGAGGGCTCCATCTTCGTCACGGGCGCCGCCATCGAGTGGCTCGAAGACATCGACCTCATCAACAACGCGGCGCAGACGGCCGAACTCGCTCGCTCCGTGGATTCGACGGACGGCGTCTACATGGTTCCGGCGTTCACGGGCCTCGGCGCGCCACACTGGGACGGGCGCGCCCGCGGCACACTCGTCGGCATGACCCGGGGCACCCGGAAACCACACATCGTACGGGCGACCCTCGAATCCATCGCGTACCAGACGCGGGACATCGCGGAGGCGATGGAGGCCGACTCCGGCGTCGACACGACGACGCTCCGGGTGGACGGCGGCGCGGTGAAGAACAACTTCCTCTGCCAACTCCAGGCCGACATCATCCAGACCGACATCGTCCGCCCGGAGGTCGACGAGACGACCGCGCTCGGGTCGGCGTACGCCGCCGGTCTCGCCGTCGGCTACTGGGAGAGCCTCGACGAACTCCGCGAGAACTGGCAGGTCGAACGCGAGTTCGACCCCGAGATGAGCGAGCGAGACGCGGACAAGAAATACAGCCGTTGGGGCGACGCCGTCGAGCGCTCGCTCGACTGGGCGCGCGAGGACGAGGAGGCGTGA
- a CDS encoding universal stress protein, translating into MYRVLVPVDDDVDRALAQARYVTDLPAADEEVEAILLFVFTGDAEDLPSDLQQFKTADRIQSVRRARDHLEDAGVEVQVRDDSGDTTDDILDDAEEYDVDAIVLGGRKRSPAGKAIFGSVTQSVILNTDRPVVVTGDGS; encoded by the coding sequence ATGTACCGCGTACTGGTTCCGGTCGACGACGACGTGGACCGCGCGCTCGCGCAAGCACGCTACGTGACCGACCTGCCGGCCGCCGACGAGGAAGTCGAAGCGATACTGCTGTTCGTGTTCACGGGGGACGCCGAGGACCTGCCGTCGGACCTCCAGCAGTTCAAGACCGCCGACCGCATCCAGTCGGTGCGCCGAGCCCGCGACCACCTCGAAGACGCCGGCGTCGAGGTGCAGGTCCGGGACGACTCCGGGGACACCACCGACGACATCCTCGACGACGCCGAGGAGTACGACGTCGACGCCATCGTCCTCGGTGGCCGGAAGCGCTCGCCCGCCGGGAAAGCCATCTTCGGGAGCGTCACGCAGTCGGTCATCCTGAACACCGACCGCCCGGTCGTCGTCACCGGCGACGGCTCCTAA
- the guaB gene encoding IMP dehydrogenase gives MANDSSTDGRFSEKLRVPEALTFDDVLLRPSESRVEPDDADVSTSVSTNVDLNVPILSAAMDTVTESGLAIAMAREGGLGVLHRNMDTDAVTAEIERVKRADELVIRRENVVTASPDQTIDDVDAMMSAEGVSGAPVVDGDDEVLGIISATDIRPYLEVGESDTVREAMTDEVVTAPEDVTAREALELMYEHKIERVPIVDDGRLVGLVTMQGILSRREHENAARDDNGRLRVGVAVGPFEDDRATAADEAGADVLFIDCAHAHNRNVIDSARDIQQSVDADVVVGNIGTREAAEAVVDFADGVKVGIGPGSICTTRVVTGAGMPQITAVSEVADVAVEEDVPVIADGGIRYSGDAAKAIAAGADAVMLGSYFAGTDEAPGRVITMNGKKYKQYRGMGSVGAMQSGGGDRYLKEEQEDEEFVPEGVEAATPYKGSLASELHQLVGGIQSGMGYVGAETVPAFKQEAEFVRVSSAGQTEGHPHDVMITDEAPNYSPQNE, from the coding sequence ATGGCGAACGACTCGTCCACCGACGGCCGATTCTCCGAGAAACTCCGCGTTCCCGAAGCGCTCACGTTCGACGACGTGCTCCTCCGTCCGAGCGAGAGCCGCGTCGAACCCGACGACGCCGACGTCTCCACGAGCGTCTCCACGAACGTCGACCTGAACGTTCCCATCCTCTCGGCGGCGATGGACACCGTCACCGAATCAGGGCTCGCCATCGCGATGGCCCGCGAGGGCGGTCTCGGCGTCCTCCACCGCAACATGGACACCGACGCGGTCACCGCCGAAATCGAGCGCGTGAAACGCGCCGACGAACTCGTCATCCGTCGCGAGAACGTCGTCACCGCGTCCCCCGACCAGACTATCGACGACGTGGACGCGATGATGAGCGCCGAGGGCGTCTCCGGCGCGCCCGTCGTCGACGGCGACGACGAAGTGCTCGGCATCATCTCCGCGACGGACATCCGCCCGTACCTCGAAGTCGGCGAGTCCGACACCGTCCGCGAGGCGATGACCGACGAGGTCGTCACCGCGCCCGAGGACGTCACCGCCCGCGAAGCGCTCGAACTCATGTACGAGCACAAGATCGAGCGCGTCCCCATCGTGGACGACGGCCGCCTCGTCGGCCTCGTCACGATGCAGGGCATCCTCTCCCGGCGCGAACACGAAAACGCCGCGCGCGACGACAACGGCCGGCTCCGCGTCGGCGTCGCCGTCGGCCCGTTCGAGGACGACCGCGCGACCGCCGCCGACGAGGCGGGCGCGGACGTGCTGTTCATCGACTGCGCGCACGCGCACAACCGGAACGTCATCGACTCCGCCCGCGACATCCAGCAGAGCGTCGACGCGGACGTCGTCGTCGGGAACATCGGCACCCGCGAAGCCGCCGAAGCGGTCGTCGACTTCGCTGACGGCGTGAAAGTCGGCATCGGGCCGGGCTCTATCTGCACGACGCGGGTCGTGACGGGCGCCGGGATGCCCCAGATTACGGCCGTCTCCGAGGTCGCCGACGTGGCCGTCGAGGAGGACGTGCCGGTCATCGCGGACGGCGGCATCCGGTACTCCGGCGACGCCGCGAAGGCCATCGCCGCGGGCGCCGACGCCGTAATGTTGGGTTCGTACTTCGCGGGCACCGACGAGGCGCCGGGCCGCGTCATCACGATGAACGGGAAGAAGTACAAGCAGTACCGCGGCATGGGGTCGGTCGGCGCGATGCAGTCCGGCGGCGGCGACCGCTACCTCAAGGAAGAACAGGAAGACGAGGAGTTCGTCCCCGAGGGCGTGGAGGCGGCGACGCCGTACAAGGGGTCGCTGGCGTCCGAACTCCACCAACTCGTCGGCGGCATCCAGTCCGGGATGGGGTACGTCGGCGCCGAGACAGTGCCCGCGTTCAAGCAGGAGGCCGAGTTCGTCCGCGTCTCCTCGGCGGGCCAGACCGAGGGCCACCCCCACGACGTGATGATTACGGACGAGGCGCCGAACTACAGCCCGCAAAACGAGTAG